The genomic interval GTCGCAGAAAGTCTGGGAACGCCACGTGGTTCACCGCGCCCCCGGCGAACCGGATCTGCTCTACATCGACCTGCATCTGGTGCACGAGGTCACGTCCCCCCAGGCGTTCGACGGGCTCCGCCTGGCCGGCCGCAAGGTCCGCCGCCCCGACCTGACCATCGCCACGATGGACCACAACGTCCCTACAATCGGGATCAACAAGCCGGTCGCCGACCCGATCTCCGCCAAGCAGATCGAGGCCCTGCGCCGCAACTGCGAGGAGTTCGGGGTCAAGCTGCTGCCCATGGGCCACCCGGGCCAGGGAATCGTTCACGTGATCGGCCCCGAGATGGGGCTGACCCAACCCGGGATCACCATCGTCTGCGGCGACAGCCACACCTCCACCCACGGCGCCTTCGGGGCGCTGGCCTTCGGCATCGGCACCAGCGAGGTCGAACACGTGCTGGCCACCCAGACCCTGTCGCAGATCACGCCGGCCACCATGGCGGTCACCGTCGAGGGCGCCCTGCCCGAGGGCCTGTCCAGCAAGGACGTGATCCTGGGGATCATCGCCCACATCGGCACCGGCGGAGGCGCCGGGGCGATCATCGAGTACCGGGGCGAGGCGATCCGGCAACTGTCGATGGAGGGCCGGATGACGGTTTGCAACATGTCGATCGAGGGCGGGGCCCGGGCCGGCATGATCGCCCCCGATGACACCACCTACGCCTACCTGGAGGGCCGCAAGTACGCCCCCAAGGGAGCGGACTGGGAGCGGGCGCTGGAGGACTGGCGCACGCTGCGGACCGACGACGACGCCGTCTTCGACCGGGAGATCGTCATCGACGCCGCCAACCTGC from Actinomycetota bacterium carries:
- the leuC gene encoding 3-isopropylmalate dehydratase large subunit gives rise to the protein MGQTLSQKVWERHVVHRAPGEPDLLYIDLHLVHEVTSPQAFDGLRLAGRKVRRPDLTIATMDHNVPTIGINKPVADPISAKQIEALRRNCEEFGVKLLPMGHPGQGIVHVIGPEMGLTQPGITIVCGDSHTSTHGAFGALAFGIGTSEVEHVLATQTLSQITPATMAVTVEGALPEGLSSKDVILGIIAHIGTGGGAGAIIEYRGEAIRQLSMEGRMTVCNMSIEGGARAGMIAPDDTTYAYLEGRKYAPKGADWERALEDWRTLRTDDDAVFDREIVIDAANLRRYVSWGTNPAQTVGIEGKVPDPEDYTDPSLKEAARRALDYMALTPGTAMRDIPVDAVFIGSCTNARLEDLRAAAEVVAGHRVREGMRAMVVPGSMKVKADAEAEGLDRIFVDAGFEWREGAGCSMCLGMNPDQLGPGQRCASTSNRNFEGRQGKGGRTHLVSPAVAAATAIAGHFASPTDLNGR